One window of the Osmerus mordax isolate fOsmMor3 chromosome 2, fOsmMor3.pri, whole genome shotgun sequence genome contains the following:
- the LOC136959857 gene encoding dual specificity protein phosphatase 19-like: MQSLAQEIQSFSKAKLRKQCTRVTSLSGRRIIETWKGSTVHVVEDVAQPETPCGYVPDHSWDLQVGLVKPCLLLGSQDAANDFSTLRKHKVSHILNVAYGVENAFPDLFIYKSVRILDQPDTDITSYLQECSQFIDQAHSEKGVVLVHCNAGISRAASIVIGYLMLKEGQPFDQAFSAVKSARPTTCPNPSFLEQLRGFSPAGVKGQVNGTNHA; the protein is encoded by the exons ATGCAGTCTCTGGCCCAGGAGATCCAGAGCTTCTCCAAGGCCAAGCTGAGGAAGCAGTGCACCCGCGTGACCTCGCTGAGCGGCCGCAGGATCATCGAGACATGGAAGGGCTCCACGGTCCACGTGGTGGAGGACGTGGCCCAGCCAGAGACCCCCTGCGGATACGTACCGGACCACAGCTGGGACCTGCAGGTGGGGTTGGTCAAACCATGCCTGCTTCTGG GTTCACAAGATGCTGCTAATGATTTCAGCACTTTGAGGAAACACAAG gTGTCCCACATCCTGAACGTGGCGTACGGCGTGGAGAACGCCTTCCCCGACCTCTTCATCTACAAGAGCGTGAGGATCCTGGACCAGCCGGACACAGACATCACCTCTTACCTCCAGGAGTGCTCACAGTTCATAGACCAGGCCCACTCAGAG AAAGGCGTGGTTCTGGTCCACTGTAACGCTGGAATCTCGCGGGCGGCCTCCATCGTCATTGGCTACCTGATGTTGAAGGAGGGTCAGCCATTCGACCAGGCCTTCTCTGCAGTGAAGTCTGCGCGCCCCACCAcctgccccaaccccagcttCCTGGAGCAGCTTCGGGGCTTCAGCCCcgcaggggtcaagggtcaggtcAACGGCACCAACCACGCCTGA